A genomic window from Nematostella vectensis chromosome 9, jaNemVect1.1, whole genome shotgun sequence includes:
- the LOC5518155 gene encoding mediator of RNA polymerase II transcription subunit 4 isoform X3, producing MADRESIRGRNTKERVNGLLDDYERLTKQLFESFSSPYQGTRQDVSTGDSTQVLEKLTSKDKELQAAVAQAKEQQKRQQDIESLKLHIAKKDEKILALEVQLKEAEQILSQALFQAKKKLTAIEKANKGSVSSEELIKYAHQISSSNAVEAPTTWMAGDPRRPYPLDIEMRSGLLGRLGEGVAMETEIPTSTVGVAETSAVTAPVNGWMVLPMGLLHRHYRGSQAFMLLGFLAQQSRHLLEMMLPWEQQMAGMN from the exons atggcggaccGTGAGTCGATTCGCGGGAGAAATACGAAAGAGAGAGTAAATGGGCTACTAGATGACTACGAGAGGCTCACAAA ACAGCTGTTTGAGAGTTTTTCCTCGCCTTACCAAGGTACTCGACAGGATGTTTCTACTGGAGACTCTACCCAG GTTTTGGAAAAGTTGACCTCAAAGGACAAAGAACTACAAGCTGCAGTTGCACAAG CAAAAGAACAGCAGAAGCGTCAACAGGATATCGAATCTCTCAAACTTCACATTGCCAAGAAGGATGAGAAGATACTTGCCCTTGAAGTACAGTTAAAAGAGGCTGAACAGATACTT TCACAGGCTCTTTTCCaagcaaagaaaaagttaacaGCCATTGAGAAAGCAAACAAAG GCTCTGTTTCATCTGAAGAACTCATCAAATATGCCCATCAAATCAGTAGCAGTAACGCAGTAGAGGCCCCCACCACCTGGATGGCTG GCGACCCAAGAAGACCTTACCCTCTAGATATTGAGATGAGGTCAGGGCTCCTCGGCAGACTTGGAGAGGGTGTTGCCATGGAAACTGAGATTCCCACCTCAACTGTGGGCGTGGCTGAAACATCAGCTGTCACCGCACCTGTTAATGGA TGGATGGTGTTGCCAATGGGCCTTCTGCATCGTCATTATCGTGGCAGTCAAGCCTTCATGCTATTGGGATTCCTAGCACAACAGAG CAGACATCTATTGGAAATGATGTTACCATGGGAGCAGCAAATGGCAGGAATGAATTAA
- the LOC5518156 gene encoding transcription initiation factor TFIID subunit 9B isoform X1, with product MAASSSQANTNTSQTVPDGNTPARSTPKDALVMAAILKEMGISDYEPRVVNQMLEFTYRYITTVLDDAKVYSSHANKKEIDADDVRLAIQSRLDHSYTNPPPRDFLIEIARQKNRTPLPQLQPKSGLRLPPDRYCLTGTNYKLKAQKKQTIRPAPITSRVPSLSSSISVGTGIKPAQVVIRTPSTSTPISTSTPIVATLPRTVAMVTQTATPIIAGQTLSLVTDVKKEPVVGVSTNPQTLTQGKVTIAESSPAQPKQATQVTATTTAKGASNTGNPASMVTISALPSMDETLASAHQPLITPLKRKLDEDDYDV from the exons atggcggcttctTCGAGTCAAgcaaacacaaacacatctcAGACCGTGCCCGATGGAAATACCCCGGCGCGGAGTACGCCAAAAGATGCACTCGTCATGGCTGCCATCCTCAAAGAGATGGGAATCAGTGATTACGAACCGAGAGTCGTGAATCAAATGCTAGAGTTCACATATC GCTACATCACCACTGTACTTGATGATGCTAAGGTGTACTCAAGTCATGCAAACAAGAAAGAGATTGATGCTGATGACGTTCGACTTGCCATCCAATCACGTCTGGACCACTCATACACCAACCCACCACCGCGAGAT TTCTTGATTGAGATTGCCAGACAGAAAAACAGGACACCACTTCCTCAGCTCCAGCCCAAAAGCGGACTACGTCTCCCTCCTGACCGCTATTGCCTGACAGGAACAAATTACAAATTAAAAGCACAGAAAAAG cagACAATTCGGCCTGCACCTATAACCAGCAGGGTCCCATCCCTCTCTTCATCAATATCAGTCGGCACAGGTATCAAACCAGCTCAAGTAGTAATCCGCACTCCCTCTACCTCGACACCCATCTCTACCTCGACACCCATAGTAGCCACACTTCCTAGGACAGTTGCTATGGTAACACAGACAGCAACCCCCATCATTGCTGGGCAGACCTTAAGTCTGGTTACGGACGTGAAAAAGGAACCAGTTGTTGGCGTATCAACAAATCCACAGACCCTTACACAGGGGAAG GTAACAATAGCAGAGAGTTCTCCAGCACAACCCAAACAAGCCACGCAGGTCACAGCAACAACCACAGCTAAAGGTGCTAGCAACACTGGTAACCCAGCATCCATGGTGACTATCTCCGCTCTGCCGAGTATGGATGAGACCCTTGCAAGCGCCCATCAACCCCTTATAACACCACTTAAGAGAAAACTTGATGAGGATGATTATGATGTCTAG
- the LOC5518156 gene encoding transcription initiation factor TFIID subunit 9B isoform X2, with amino-acid sequence MAASSSQANTNTSQTVPDGNTPARSTPKDALVMAAILKEMGISDYEPRVVNQMLEFTYRYITTVLDDAKVYSSHANKKEIDADDVRLAIQSRLDHSYTNPPPRDFLIEIARQKNRTPLPQLQPKSGLRLPPDRYCLTGTNYKLKAQKKTIRPAPITSRVPSLSSSISVGTGIKPAQVVIRTPSTSTPISTSTPIVATLPRTVAMVTQTATPIIAGQTLSLVTDVKKEPVVGVSTNPQTLTQGKVTIAESSPAQPKQATQVTATTTAKGASNTGNPASMVTISALPSMDETLASAHQPLITPLKRKLDEDDYDV; translated from the exons atggcggcttctTCGAGTCAAgcaaacacaaacacatctcAGACCGTGCCCGATGGAAATACCCCGGCGCGGAGTACGCCAAAAGATGCACTCGTCATGGCTGCCATCCTCAAAGAGATGGGAATCAGTGATTACGAACCGAGAGTCGTGAATCAAATGCTAGAGTTCACATATC GCTACATCACCACTGTACTTGATGATGCTAAGGTGTACTCAAGTCATGCAAACAAGAAAGAGATTGATGCTGATGACGTTCGACTTGCCATCCAATCACGTCTGGACCACTCATACACCAACCCACCACCGCGAGAT TTCTTGATTGAGATTGCCAGACAGAAAAACAGGACACCACTTCCTCAGCTCCAGCCCAAAAGCGGACTACGTCTCCCTCCTGACCGCTATTGCCTGACAGGAACAAATTACAAATTAAAAGCACAGAAAAAG ACAATTCGGCCTGCACCTATAACCAGCAGGGTCCCATCCCTCTCTTCATCAATATCAGTCGGCACAGGTATCAAACCAGCTCAAGTAGTAATCCGCACTCCCTCTACCTCGACACCCATCTCTACCTCGACACCCATAGTAGCCACACTTCCTAGGACAGTTGCTATGGTAACACAGACAGCAACCCCCATCATTGCTGGGCAGACCTTAAGTCTGGTTACGGACGTGAAAAAGGAACCAGTTGTTGGCGTATCAACAAATCCACAGACCCTTACACAGGGGAAG GTAACAATAGCAGAGAGTTCTCCAGCACAACCCAAACAAGCCACGCAGGTCACAGCAACAACCACAGCTAAAGGTGCTAGCAACACTGGTAACCCAGCATCCATGGTGACTATCTCCGCTCTGCCGAGTATGGATGAGACCCTTGCAAGCGCCCATCAACCCCTTATAACACCACTTAAGAGAAAACTTGATGAGGATGATTATGATGTCTAG
- the LOC5518155 gene encoding mediator of RNA polymerase II transcription subunit 4 isoform X2 — protein MADRESIRGRNTKERVNGLLDDYERLTKQLFESFSSPYQGTRQDVSTGDSTQVLEKLTSKDKELQAAVAQAKEQQKRQQDIESLKLHIAKKDEKILALEVQLKEAEQILSQALFQAKKKLTAIEKANKGSVSSEELIKYAHQISSSNAVEAPTTWMAGDPRRPYPLDIEMRSGLLGRLGEGVAMETEIPTSTVGVAETSAVTAPVNGVVDGVANGPSASSLSWQSSLHAIGIPSTTETSIGNDVTMGAANGRNELTTEEVEFMSSSSCSSSSDSP, from the exons atggcggaccGTGAGTCGATTCGCGGGAGAAATACGAAAGAGAGAGTAAATGGGCTACTAGATGACTACGAGAGGCTCACAAA ACAGCTGTTTGAGAGTTTTTCCTCGCCTTACCAAGGTACTCGACAGGATGTTTCTACTGGAGACTCTACCCAG GTTTTGGAAAAGTTGACCTCAAAGGACAAAGAACTACAAGCTGCAGTTGCACAAG CAAAAGAACAGCAGAAGCGTCAACAGGATATCGAATCTCTCAAACTTCACATTGCCAAGAAGGATGAGAAGATACTTGCCCTTGAAGTACAGTTAAAAGAGGCTGAACAGATACTT TCACAGGCTCTTTTCCaagcaaagaaaaagttaacaGCCATTGAGAAAGCAAACAAAG GCTCTGTTTCATCTGAAGAACTCATCAAATATGCCCATCAAATCAGTAGCAGTAACGCAGTAGAGGCCCCCACCACCTGGATGGCTG GCGACCCAAGAAGACCTTACCCTCTAGATATTGAGATGAGGTCAGGGCTCCTCGGCAGACTTGGAGAGGGTGTTGCCATGGAAACTGAGATTCCCACCTCAACTGTGGGCGTGGCTGAAACATCAGCTGTCACCGCACCTGTTAATGGAGTGG TGGATGGTGTTGCCAATGGGCCTTCTGCATCGTCATTATCGTGGCAGTCAAGCCTTCATGCTATTGGGATTCCTAGCACAACAGAG ACATCTATTGGAAATGATGTTACCATGGGAGCAGCAAATGGCAGGAATGAATTAACGACAGAAGAAGTGGAGTTTatgtcatcgtcatcatgctCATCTTCCAGTGATAGCCCATGA
- the LOC5518155 gene encoding mediator of RNA polymerase II transcription subunit 4 isoform X1 has translation MADRESIRGRNTKERVNGLLDDYERLTKQLFESFSSPYQGTRQDVSTGDSTQVLEKLTSKDKELQAAVAQAKEQQKRQQDIESLKLHIAKKDEKILALEVQLKEAEQILSQALFQAKKKLTAIEKANKGSVSSEELIKYAHQISSSNAVEAPTTWMAGDPRRPYPLDIEMRSGLLGRLGEGVAMETEIPTSTVGVAETSAVTAPVNGVVDGVANGPSASSLSWQSSLHAIGIPSTTEQTSIGNDVTMGAANGRNELTTEEVEFMSSSSCSSSSDSP, from the exons atggcggaccGTGAGTCGATTCGCGGGAGAAATACGAAAGAGAGAGTAAATGGGCTACTAGATGACTACGAGAGGCTCACAAA ACAGCTGTTTGAGAGTTTTTCCTCGCCTTACCAAGGTACTCGACAGGATGTTTCTACTGGAGACTCTACCCAG GTTTTGGAAAAGTTGACCTCAAAGGACAAAGAACTACAAGCTGCAGTTGCACAAG CAAAAGAACAGCAGAAGCGTCAACAGGATATCGAATCTCTCAAACTTCACATTGCCAAGAAGGATGAGAAGATACTTGCCCTTGAAGTACAGTTAAAAGAGGCTGAACAGATACTT TCACAGGCTCTTTTCCaagcaaagaaaaagttaacaGCCATTGAGAAAGCAAACAAAG GCTCTGTTTCATCTGAAGAACTCATCAAATATGCCCATCAAATCAGTAGCAGTAACGCAGTAGAGGCCCCCACCACCTGGATGGCTG GCGACCCAAGAAGACCTTACCCTCTAGATATTGAGATGAGGTCAGGGCTCCTCGGCAGACTTGGAGAGGGTGTTGCCATGGAAACTGAGATTCCCACCTCAACTGTGGGCGTGGCTGAAACATCAGCTGTCACCGCACCTGTTAATGGAGTGG TGGATGGTGTTGCCAATGGGCCTTCTGCATCGTCATTATCGTGGCAGTCAAGCCTTCATGCTATTGGGATTCCTAGCACAACAGAG CAGACATCTATTGGAAATGATGTTACCATGGGAGCAGCAAATGGCAGGAATGAATTAACGACAGAAGAAGTGGAGTTTatgtcatcgtcatcatgctCATCTTCCAGTGATAGCCCATGA
- the LOC5518155 gene encoding mediator of RNA polymerase II transcription subunit 4 isoform X4 codes for MADRESIRGRNTKERVNGLLDDYERLTKQLFESFSSPYQGTRQDVSTGDSTQVLEKLTSKDKELQAAVAQAKEQQKRQQDIESLKLHIAKKDEKILALEVQLKEAEQILSQALFQAKKKLTAIEKANKGSVSSEELIKYAHQISSSNAVEAPTTWMAGDPRRPYPLDIEMRSGLLGRLGEGVAMETEIPTSTVGVAETSAVTAPVNGWMVLPMGLLHRHYRGSQAFMLLGFLAQQRHLLEMMLPWEQQMAGMN; via the exons atggcggaccGTGAGTCGATTCGCGGGAGAAATACGAAAGAGAGAGTAAATGGGCTACTAGATGACTACGAGAGGCTCACAAA ACAGCTGTTTGAGAGTTTTTCCTCGCCTTACCAAGGTACTCGACAGGATGTTTCTACTGGAGACTCTACCCAG GTTTTGGAAAAGTTGACCTCAAAGGACAAAGAACTACAAGCTGCAGTTGCACAAG CAAAAGAACAGCAGAAGCGTCAACAGGATATCGAATCTCTCAAACTTCACATTGCCAAGAAGGATGAGAAGATACTTGCCCTTGAAGTACAGTTAAAAGAGGCTGAACAGATACTT TCACAGGCTCTTTTCCaagcaaagaaaaagttaacaGCCATTGAGAAAGCAAACAAAG GCTCTGTTTCATCTGAAGAACTCATCAAATATGCCCATCAAATCAGTAGCAGTAACGCAGTAGAGGCCCCCACCACCTGGATGGCTG GCGACCCAAGAAGACCTTACCCTCTAGATATTGAGATGAGGTCAGGGCTCCTCGGCAGACTTGGAGAGGGTGTTGCCATGGAAACTGAGATTCCCACCTCAACTGTGGGCGTGGCTGAAACATCAGCTGTCACCGCACCTGTTAATGGA TGGATGGTGTTGCCAATGGGCCTTCTGCATCGTCATTATCGTGGCAGTCAAGCCTTCATGCTATTGGGATTCCTAGCACAACAGAG ACATCTATTGGAAATGATGTTACCATGGGAGCAGCAAATGGCAGGAATGAATTAA